A section of the Pseudomonas prosekii genome encodes:
- a CDS encoding cold-shock protein translates to MLKIVHLLMGAAALLLSFIPSLQSEAVPYLQQPDALYLAFFGLLNLTLAPVIPYWNKGPRHQLQNLVSALLVLAVVLQTLTLIAPMPVIAGQPAVLFSLVVTLVAVFLHLAISFYKSSPAASSPSYDMSNRDTGTVKWFNTSKGFGFISRDSGDDIFVHFRAIRGEGHRVLVEGQRVEFSVMNRDKGLQAEDVIAALPRR, encoded by the coding sequence ATGTTGAAAATCGTCCACCTGCTAATGGGCGCAGCAGCTTTGCTGCTGTCCTTCATCCCTAGCCTGCAATCCGAAGCGGTACCTTACCTGCAACAACCCGATGCACTTTACCTGGCCTTTTTCGGCCTGCTCAATCTGACCCTCGCGCCGGTTATCCCTTACTGGAACAAAGGTCCTCGCCACCAACTGCAAAACCTCGTCAGCGCTCTGCTGGTCCTGGCTGTGGTGCTGCAAACCCTGACACTGATCGCGCCGATGCCGGTTATTGCCGGTCAGCCTGCGGTGCTGTTCAGCCTCGTTGTTACCCTGGTTGCCGTGTTCCTGCACTTGGCCATCAGCTTCTACAAATCGTCACCGGCCGCCTCCTCGCCAAGCTATGACATGAGCAACCGCGATACCGGCACCGTCAAGTGGTTCAACACCTCCAAAGGCTTCGGCTTTATCTCGCGCGATTCGGGCGATGATATTTTCGTGCACTTTCGCGCCATTCGTGGCGAAGGCCACCGCGTTCTGGTCGAAGGCCAGCGCGTGGAGTTTTCGGTGATGAACCGCGACAAAGGCCTGCAAGCCGAAGACGTGATCGCCGCACTGCCCCGTCGCTGA
- a CDS encoding OprD family porin encodes MRVMKWSIIALAVSAGTSQFAIASSQDESKGFIEDQSLKAKTRIQYMNRDFKNGAGNIAKGDGTFESGYRQDTGISELITYESGFTQGTIGVGLDAMVMGSAKLDGGSGRRGNGLFANDSEGNPEKTQSKSGAAVKFRLSDTTLKYGQQFVASPVFATDDSRLLPEVATGTLITSKEIKNLELSAGRFTSLSKQTGMGRDSIGGLSDENGFGGKGLTNINIFGASYAFTDNFTGAVAASDADDYFKKQYINLNYTLPINEDQSLNFDFNGYNTKGEKRGDLVDAIGDGTTGVDNKLWSLAAAYSLGAHKFTVAHQRSSGDNGYYYGVDGNGTIFVANSIQISDFVGRDERSWQARYDLNMKTYGVPGLSFMTRYVMGDNIKTNGLGEGKENEWNVESKYVFQDGPAKDLSMRLRFANYRSNGAYSGYAPDNYDTRLIIEYPLTIL; translated from the coding sequence ATGCGCGTGATGAAGTGGAGCATAATCGCACTGGCTGTTTCAGCAGGCACCTCGCAGTTCGCAATCGCGTCCTCCCAGGACGAGTCCAAAGGCTTTATCGAAGATCAAAGTCTGAAAGCCAAGACCCGTATCCAGTACATGAACCGTGATTTCAAGAACGGTGCCGGTAACATCGCCAAAGGTGATGGCACCTTTGAAAGCGGCTATCGTCAGGACACTGGTATCAGCGAGCTGATCACTTACGAATCCGGTTTCACCCAAGGCACCATCGGCGTAGGCCTGGATGCAATGGTGATGGGTTCGGCGAAACTGGACGGTGGTTCGGGTCGTCGCGGTAATGGCCTGTTCGCTAACGACAGCGAGGGCAACCCGGAAAAGACTCAGTCCAAGTCCGGCGCAGCAGTGAAGTTCCGCCTCTCCGACACAACTCTGAAATACGGCCAGCAATTCGTTGCCAGCCCAGTATTTGCTACCGATGACAGCCGTCTGCTGCCAGAAGTCGCGACCGGTACTCTGATCACTTCCAAAGAGATCAAGAACCTGGAACTGAGCGCAGGTCGCTTCACCTCCCTGAGCAAGCAAACCGGCATGGGTCGTGACAGCATCGGCGGTCTCTCCGATGAAAACGGTTTTGGCGGCAAAGGCCTGACCAACATCAATATCTTCGGCGCCAGCTACGCCTTCACCGATAACTTCACCGGTGCAGTAGCGGCTTCCGACGCTGATGACTACTTCAAGAAGCAGTACATCAACCTGAACTACACCCTGCCGATCAACGAAGATCAGTCGCTGAACTTCGACTTCAACGGGTACAACACCAAAGGCGAGAAGCGCGGCGACCTGGTCGACGCAATCGGCGACGGCACCACCGGCGTAGACAACAAACTGTGGTCCCTGGCAGCTGCTTACAGCCTCGGCGCACACAAGTTCACCGTCGCTCACCAGCGCTCCAGCGGTGACAACGGCTACTACTACGGCGTTGACGGTAACGGCACGATCTTCGTAGCCAACTCCATTCAGATCTCCGACTTCGTGGGCCGCGACGAGCGCTCCTGGCAGGCTCGCTACGACCTGAACATGAAAACTTACGGCGTTCCTGGCCTGAGCTTCATGACCCGTTACGTAATGGGTGACAACATCAAGACCAACGGTCTGGGTGAAGGCAAGGAAAACGAGTGGAACGTTGAGTCCAAGTACGTATTCCAGGACGGTCCGGCAAAAGACC
- a CDS encoding HIT domain-containing protein → MFALDSQLQQDTLPIGDFPLCRLLLSNEANYPWFILVPRRENISELFQLDVDDQQQLWQETNALAEMLKDLFDADKMNVATLGNVVSQLHMHVIVRKRDDAAWPAPVWGKHPAKPYTAEQVAAIRERLRSVLADQITWLSPEGSV, encoded by the coding sequence GTGTTCGCTTTAGATTCACAACTTCAACAAGACACTTTACCCATCGGTGATTTCCCTCTCTGCCGGCTGCTGCTGTCCAACGAAGCGAATTACCCGTGGTTCATCCTGGTGCCGCGCCGCGAAAATATCAGCGAGTTGTTTCAGTTGGATGTCGATGATCAGCAGCAGCTCTGGCAGGAAACCAACGCATTGGCGGAGATGCTCAAAGACCTGTTCGACGCCGACAAAATGAATGTCGCGACGCTGGGCAACGTGGTCAGCCAACTGCACATGCATGTGATTGTGCGCAAGCGCGACGATGCCGCGTGGCCGGCGCCGGTCTGGGGCAAGCACCCGGCCAAGCCGTACACCGCCGAGCAGGTCGCAGCGATTCGCGAGCGGCTGCGCTCGGTGCTTGCCGATCAAATCACCTGGTTGTCACCTGAAGGGAGCGTGTAA
- a CDS encoding SlyX family protein, with product MNLEERVNDLESRLAFQDDTIQSLNDVLVAQQRVVERLQLQMSALLRRQEEMAGQFESSEEEAPPPHY from the coding sequence ATGAACCTCGAAGAGCGCGTCAACGATCTGGAGAGCCGCTTGGCGTTTCAGGACGACACCATTCAGTCATTGAACGATGTGCTGGTGGCGCAGCAGCGCGTGGTCGAACGCCTGCAACTGCAAATGTCGGCGTTGCTGCGCCGTCAGGAAGAAATGGCCGGGCAGTTCGAGTCCTCCGAAGAAGAGGCGCCACCGCCGCACTATTAA
- a CDS encoding Dps family protein, whose protein sequence is MAIDIGISEEDRKSIVDGLSRLLSDTYVLYLKTHNFHWNVTGPMFRTLHLMFEEQYNELALAVDSIAERIRALGFPAPGAYSVYARLSSIKEEEGVPSAEDMIKQLVDGQEAVTRTARGIFPLLDKVSDEPTADLLTQRMQVHEKTAWMLRSLLDH, encoded by the coding sequence ATGGCAATCGATATCGGTATCAGTGAAGAGGATCGCAAGTCCATCGTCGACGGGCTGTCGCGTCTGCTGTCGGACACCTACGTGTTGTACCTGAAAACCCACAACTTCCACTGGAACGTCACCGGGCCGATGTTTCGGACCCTGCACCTGATGTTCGAAGAGCAATACAACGAGCTGGCGCTGGCCGTCGATTCGATCGCCGAGCGTATTCGTGCGCTGGGCTTCCCGGCTCCTGGCGCCTATTCGGTGTACGCGCGGCTTTCTTCTATTAAAGAAGAAGAAGGCGTGCCGAGCGCCGAAGACATGATCAAGCAACTGGTCGACGGGCAAGAAGCGGTCACCCGCACCGCGCGCGGGATCTTCCCGCTGCTGGACAAAGTCAGTGACGAGCCCACGGCCGACCTGCTGACCCAGCGTATGCAAGTCCACGAAAAAACCGCGTGGATGCTCCGTTCGCTGCTGGATCACTAA